The following coding sequences lie in one Arachis ipaensis cultivar K30076 chromosome B03, Araip1.1, whole genome shotgun sequence genomic window:
- the LOC107633062 gene encoding very-long-chain (3R)-3-hydroxyacyl-CoA dehydratase 2-like has translation MIWGNSVNVEVVVAVNGAVEGGRGECALGKGECGGVEGGRSSVRWRGRVVEIVVAVDAKVVIAVNSGIEGGRGSVRWGGGCNAAGTAMGEKCALGMGLRQGGRGKGRECALGRKLWGWFAKSPKHGGHINIILCNLLSTSSVSRAYSSAGKSINQFRFLQCAAFLEVIHGAIGLVPSGALLPLMQWGGRTHFLLAIVTKLDEVQQLPSVFITFFAWSISEVIRYSHYAFSCIGNCPYWITYLRLCCCCGYTAFIVLYPLGVGPGEIWIMYRALSIVKKKNLYSKTFSGLRFSYYNFLKVCLTFCLDISTIIYSCN, from the exons ATGATTTGGGGCAACTCTGTTAatgttgaggttgttgttgctgtgaATGGTGCTGTTGAGGGAGGGAGAGGGGAGTGTGCGTTGGGGAAGGGGGAGTG TGGTGGGGTTGAGGGAGGGAGGAGTAGTGTACGTTGGAGAGGGAGAGTGGTGGAgattgttgttgctgttgatgCTAAAGTTGTTATTGCTGTGAATAGTGGTATTGAGGGAGGAAGGGGAAGTGTACGTTGGGGAGGGGGTTGTAATGCGGCGGGAACTGCGATGGGGGAGAAGTGTGCGTTGGGGATGGGGTTGCGACAGGGAGGAAGAGGGAAGGGGAGGGAGTGTGCGTTGGGGAGGAAACTTTGGGGGTGGTTTGCCAAGTCACCAAAACACGGTGGCCACATCAACATT ATTTTGTGCAACCTCCTATCCACTTCTTCTGTCTCCAGAGCTTACTCTTCCGCTGGAAAATCGATAAATCAGTTTC GTTTTCTGCAATGTGCTGCATTCTTGGAAGTTATACATGGAGCCATTG GGCTTGTGCCAAGTGGAGCATTGCTTCCTCTTATGCAATGGGGAGGGAGGACACATTTTCTGCTTGCTATTGTTACCAAACTTGATGag GTCCAGCAGTTACCTTCAGTTTTTATCACCTTTTTCGCATGGAGCATAAGCGAG GTCATTAGATACTCACATTATGCTTTTAGCTGCATTGGAAATTGCCCTTATTGGATAACTTATCTCAg gctttgttgttgttgtgggtACACTGCGTTTATTGTGCTGTATCCTTTGGGAGTAGGTCCTGGTGAAA TTTGGATCATGTACCGGGCACTTTCAATTGTAAAGAAGAAGAACCTCTATTCAAAAACCTTTTCAGGCCTTCGATTTAGCTACTATAATTTCCTTAAGGTATGTTTAACATTTTGTTTAGATATTTCAACAATTATCTACTCTTGTAACTAG